The nucleotide window AAGTCGTCGGCGGAACCCACGGCGGCTTTCCAGACGGGGCGGAACATCAAATACTCGGCCACGAAGCGGTCGGAATCGTCGAGAACCCGAACGGGACGCGGTTCGACGCGGGTGACCTCGTCGTTCCGACGGTTCGGCGACCAACGGGGGACGGAAACGGGTACTTCGAACGGGACGAACCCGACATGGCCCCCGACGGCGCGTACGTCGAACGCGGCATCGTCGGCGCGCACGGTTACATGGCCGACTACTTCACCAGCCACGAACGATACCTCGTCGGCGTCCCGGACGACTTTGCGACTCACGGCTTTCTGACCGAACCGGTCAGCAACAGCGAGAAAGCGTTCGAGCACGCCTACGCCAGCAGGTCAGCGTTCGAGTGGAGCCCCGAATCCGCGCTCGTTCTCGGCAACGGGCCGCTCGGTCTCCTGACCCTCTCGATGCTGGTCGAACGCGACGACTTCGACCGATGCTACTGCCTCGGTCGCCGCGACCGTCCCGACCCGACCATCGAGATAATCGAGCGCCTCGGCGCGACCTACGTCGATTCACGCGAGACGCCGCTTCCGGACGTTCCGGACGCACACGAATCGATGGACTTCATTTATGAAGCGACTGGACATGCACCCCACGCGTTCGAGACAGTCCACGCGCTCGCGCCGAACGGCGTCGGCGCGCTCCTCGGCATCCCCGGAGACGAGTCGTTCGAGGTCGAAGGCGGCCGAATTCATCGGGAGATGGTTCTCGAAAACAAGGCACTGCTCGGCAGCGTTAACTCGAACATCGGGCAGTACAAAGCGGCCAAGGAAACGCTGTCGGCGTTCCCCGACTGGTTTACCGACGACCTCATCACAGGCGTCTACGACCCCGGCGAGGTCGAACGGGCGTTCGAAACGGGCGACGACGTCATCAAAACCGTCGTCGAATTCGACACGGTGTAGACACACCGCGTCTGGCATCGATTCACCGATTCGTTCCCGCCCTCTCTTCGTCACTGTTCGACTTGTGCGACGATGCGTTCGACGGCGTACTCGGCCTCCTCGTCGGTGAGACACATCGGGTTGACCGTGAATTTGCCCGCGGGGAGCGCGTCCGCGCCGACGAACACGCGGGGCTCCTCGCGGCGGAGTCCGCCGACAACGTCGGTCGCCGAGATGCCTGCGGTGTCTGCGTCCACCGAAACTACTACTTCCGGGGCGACGGCTGTTTTGTCGTCGGCCGTGAGCGACGTGTCGAACCCTGCGACCGCTTCGAGGTCGGTGGCGATTCGCCGCGAACGTCCGAGCCACTCCTCGACGAGCGCGTCGTGGTCTTCTTCGACGAACAGTTCGAGCGCGCGAATCAGTCCGACGAGTTCCTCCTTGCCGACCTTCATCGGGCGGCCGATTCCCTGTCGGGGGACGCCCCCGAGGCGGTCGGGGTCCACGAGTTCTCGCGCGGGTTCCCACACCTGCTCGGCGGCGTGCATGTCGAGGTGCTGGGCGGCCACCGATTCGATGAGGTCGTCCCGACCGGCGAGGATTCCCGTGGTCTGCGGGCCGCGAATCGCCTTCCCACCGCTGAACGCGACGAGGTCCGCACCGGCGTCCACGAACGCCTCGAAGTTGCTCGTCGGCGGGAGTTCGGCGGCGGCATCCACGATGACTGGAACGCCGTGATCGTGGGCGATTTCGCACACCACCTCAAGGGGCGGTTCCGTGTAGGACTTTTCGATGTAGGCGACCGCCGCGGTGTCCTCTCCGATGGCGTCCCCGATTTCCCACGGTTCGACGTTCCGCGACCCGGTGCCGAGGTGCTTGTCGTTCGTCCCGACGTCAACGATGCGCGCGCCGACCGCGCGGAGCGCGTGGTCGTACCCGGTGCGGTGGGTGCGCGGAACGACGATTTCGTCGGCGACACCGTCGGTGTCTGGGAGCCGCGTCATCGTTCCGAGGTCGTCACCCGCGATGCAGGCGGCCGCTCCGAGCGCGAGCGCGCTCGACGCGCCGGACGCGACGTAGCCCGCTTCGGCGCCAGTCACGTCCGCTATCAGTTCACTTGCTCTCGCCTGCAAATCGGAGAGGCGAACGAACGACCCGGACGCGCGAGCCATCGCTTCGACCGCTTCCGGGCGAATACGACTGCCACCGATGCGGGTCTTCGTGCCGGTCGCGTTGACGACGTGTGGGACGCCTAACTCCTCGTAGATAGTCTGGGTTGGCATACCAATTCTCGCGCACTCCGAGAGTAAAATAGGTTCGACGTTCGTCTCCCATTTGGTTCGTGTCGCTCATTTGTTTCACATCGATTACCGATACGTTCATGGGCACTGAATGGACATCGATAACACGTCACGAACCATGTCCGACATCGAAACCGGTACCAGTTACTTCGGCGTACAGGATCCAGAACATGCGATAAGGGATTTGAACCGGTTCCGCGAGGCAGGTCTCGACGCCGTCCTCCACACGTTCAGCGAACGCGACCGGGCGTTCTACCGCGAGACGATGGCGGATATCGTCACCGCGAGCCACGATAGAGGACTGACGACCTACGTCAACCCGTGGGCGGTCGGCGGCGTCTTCGGCGGCGAGGAGTTCTCACGGTTCGTCGCCCGCAACCCCGACTCCCGACAGGTGCTCAACACGGGCGAGCGCGTCCCCGCCGCCTGCTTCAACGACCCGGCGTTTCGGAAGTTCATGCGCGAATGGACGCGGGACGCCGCCGGACTCGGCGCGGACGTACTCTTCTGGGACGAACCACATTGGCACAACGTCCACTGGTACGGCGACGACCACCCCGACGACGTGTGGTGCTGTCGGTGCGACCACTGCCGGGAGCGGTACCGCGCCCGCTACGACGAACCGATGCCGGTGACCGAAACCGACCGAGTCTCGACGGTTCGCGAGCGGTCGATGGTCGAGTTCCTCGACGAGATGATGGCAGTGGCCCACGATGAAGGTGCGGAGAACGCGGTCTGTCTGCTCCCGAGTCAGTCCGCCGACCACGGAACGCGCGACTGGGCGCAGGTGGCTGAAAGCGAGTATCTCGACGTGCTGGCGACCGACCCGTACTGGGCGCACGCCCAAGACGTCGATGCGGGCGAGTACGTCGCCCGGTTCGGCGAGCGACTGGTCTCGGTCGCCGACGACCACGACCTCCGGAGTCAGCTCTGGGTACAAGGATTCGGTCTCGAAGGCGAGTCGGCCACGGACGACGTTCGAACCGCGACTCGAACCGCACTCGACCTTGCCGACAGCGTCTTCATGTGGGGATACGATGGCTGCCGAACCATCTCCGAAATCGCCTGCGAGGAACCGATGGCCGTCTGGAATGCCTACCTGGACGAGCTTCCCTGATTCGTTCTACGTGACGCGGTCGATGACGCGGTTCCAGAGGGTCGGAAGTCGGTCCCACGAGAGCAACCCCTCCGGCGCCCAGTGGGGTGCACAGTCGGTCGCGTATGCGAACGAACTGCCGTCGCCGTAATCGCCAACTGTAAGGAACGGGTCGCCCCGAACCGTCGCCCAGACGTCCGCACCCGGTTTCGCCGTTGTTCGGTTGTATCCCAGAACGTGTGGCCACTCCTCGGGAAGGTCGGCACCCGGTACGCCCGCGTTCCGAGGGACAGCCCCGTCGGGCGTCTCCACGCGGTCGTCACCAGTTTCGATTTCGACTGGCAGCACGTCCGCCAGTGCGGTCGTTCCGTAGCGGGCTTGTCCTCCCTTTCCTGCGAAACTCATGTAGCCACCGACCATACCGAGCGCGCCGCCCTCTCTGACCCACTCGGCAAGCACCGCACAACGGTCTGCGTCCGTTTCGCCGTCGGCGACCTGGCGGGTTATCTGGAGCGTGTCTGCGCCCACGTCACTGAGAATCACGAGGTCGTACTCCGACAGAGCTTCGTTGGTTCTCGGGAACGACTCGGCCGCGACGTGACACGGCTGGTAGGTCACCGACGCGCCGATCGATTCGAGCGTGTCGATGAACCGATCGGCGACTTCGCCGTATTGGCTGTCCCGAAGGACGTTTTTACCCTTGATTTCGAACTGTACTGTCACCCACGACTCACCGGCGAGGAGGACGTTCGTCATCGGTTGGGACTCACACGCACATCGGTTAACTGTATCGTTCGCCTGTCAATATCGGACGACGCCCCCAGAGTAAACGACACGGGTCGGGTGACCCGTGGATTTTAAAACGGGAACAACCGCTCGGCCACCTCGTCGGTGAGCGGTCGGCCGTATTCGCTCGCTTCGAATGCCTCTGCGTACTCGACGGTTTCGGCGTCCTCGCCGTACCGCTCGACGAGGCAATCTCGGTAACGGTCGGCGACGTCTGTCAACGCCTCGACGTGCGGTAATCCACCATCACGTAGCCACTCGAATCGTGCGTCGGGGTCGTCGGGAACGTTTTCAAGGTCGTCTTCGACGAACGGGAGCCACTCGTACA belongs to Haladaptatus cibarius D43 and includes:
- a CDS encoding glutamine amidotransferase, coding for MTNVLLAGESWVTVQFEIKGKNVLRDSQYGEVADRFIDTLESIGASVTYQPCHVAAESFPRTNEALSEYDLVILSDVGADTLQITRQVADGETDADRCAVLAEWVREGGALGMVGGYMSFAGKGGQARYGTTALADVLPVEIETGDDRVETPDGAVPRNAGVPGADLPEEWPHVLGYNRTTAKPGADVWATVRGDPFLTVGDYGDGSSFAYATDCAPHWAPEGLLSWDRLPTLWNRVIDRVT
- a CDS encoding aminotransferase class V-fold PLP-dependent enzyme codes for the protein MPTQTIYEELGVPHVVNATGTKTRIGGSRIRPEAVEAMARASGSFVRLSDLQARASELIADVTGAEAGYVASGASSALALGAAACIAGDDLGTMTRLPDTDGVADEIVVPRTHRTGYDHALRAVGARIVDVGTNDKHLGTGSRNVEPWEIGDAIGEDTAAVAYIEKSYTEPPLEVVCEIAHDHGVPVIVDAAAELPPTSNFEAFVDAGADLVAFSGGKAIRGPQTTGILAGRDDLIESVAAQHLDMHAAEQVWEPARELVDPDRLGGVPRQGIGRPMKVGKEELVGLIRALELFVEEDHDALVEEWLGRSRRIATDLEAVAGFDTSLTADDKTAVAPEVVVSVDADTAGISATDVVGGLRREEPRVFVGADALPAGKFTVNPMCLTDEEAEYAVERIVAQVEQ
- a CDS encoding glucose 1-dehydrogenase produces the protein MRAVAVRRGETTPRVIDVPRPTPESGEALVRTLRVGIDGTDHEVVGGTHGGFPDGAEHQILGHEAVGIVENPNGTRFDAGDLVVPTVRRPTGDGNGYFERDEPDMAPDGAYVERGIVGAHGYMADYFTSHERYLVGVPDDFATHGFLTEPVSNSEKAFEHAYASRSAFEWSPESALVLGNGPLGLLTLSMLVERDDFDRCYCLGRRDRPDPTIEIIERLGATYVDSRETPLPDVPDAHESMDFIYEATGHAPHAFETVHALAPNGVGALLGIPGDESFEVEGGRIHREMVLENKALLGSVNSNIGQYKAAKETLSAFPDWFTDDLITGVYDPGEVERAFETGDDVIKTVVEFDTV